TACTGGAAGCGGCGGTGGGACCGCACGCCCGTGTGGGCCCGGTCGCGTACTTACGGCCTGGGACCGTGCTCGCGGATGGCGCGAAGGCGGGTACGTGTGTCGAGATAAAGAACTCGACGATAGGGGAAGGTTCCAAAGTGCCGCACCTCTCGTATATCGGCGATGCCGAGATCGGTCGTAAGGTCAACGTGGGAGCGGGAACCATCACGTGCAACTACGATGGTGCGAGAAAGCATCGGACCACAATTAAGGACGGGGCGTTCATCGGCTCTGATACCATGCTGGTGGCGCCAGTGACGATCGGTGAGGGTGCGGTCACCGCTGCGGCGAGTGCGATATCGCACGACGTCCCGCCCGGATCGCTCGCGATTGAGCGGTGCGAGCAGCGAGTTGTGGAGGGATGGGTGGCACGGCGCACTGTCGGAGATCATCGGACGAAGGGCGAGTGATGTCGGATTCCGGCAAGCGCATGATGGTGTTTAGCGGCACGTCGAATCGTGGCCTGTCCGAGGGGGTCGCTCGGCATCTTGGTGTAGAGCTTGGCAACGTCAAGATATCGAAGTTCGCCAATGGTGAGATTTACGTAAGGTTTCTTGAGAGCGTGCGCGGCGCCGATGTGTTCCTTTTGCACTCAGCGTGCGAGCCGGTAAACGACGCCATCATGGAGTTGCTTATCATGGCGGATGCCGCGAAACGCGCGAGCTCCCGCAGTATCACCGCGGTGATCAGCCACTATGGATACGCCCGCCAGGACAAGAAGTCGGCCGCGCGTGAGCCGATCACGGCAAAGCTGATAGCGGACCTCATGACGGTTTCCGGAGTCGACAAGGTCATCGCGATGGACTTGCATCAAGGGCAGATCCAAGGATTTTTTGACCAGCCTGTCAACCACCTCACGGCTCTGCCAATCCTTGCGGATTACTTCGAGAGTCTGCCGCTTGAGGAGGTGTGTGTCGTCTCCCCGGATGTCGGGCGGGTCAAGGTGGCCAAGAAGTTCGCCGACATGCTTGGGGCGAGTCTGGCGATCATGCACAAGGGCCGCCCAGATCACAACGTCGCGGAAATCACCCACGTCATCGGCGAGGTGGACGGCCGGACCTGCATCATCATCGACGACATGGTCGACACGGGCGGCTCGGTGACCGAGGGGGCCAGGAGCCTCATCAACAAGGGCGCGAAGATGGTCTACGTCACAGCGACTCACGGAGTGTTTTCCCCGCCAGCGTACGAGCGCATCAAGTCGTCTCCGATTACCGAGGTCGTGGTGACAAACACGCTTGCCGTCCCCGATGCGCAGCTCGGTGGCAAGATACGGGTGTTGAGCGTCGCGCCTCTTATCGCGCACGCGATCCAAAACGTGTACAACGACGAATCGGTGTCCGAGCTGTTCGACCCCGATTTCCAGCTCTGACGCGACACATCACAACCGCCCATCTTACCGAAGGAGCGATGTCAACATGACCGAGACGACCGCGATCACGGCACACCGGCGAGAGGTGATCGGAAAAGCGAACCGCCGCATGGTTTCTGTCGGCCAGATTCCCGCGGTGCTGTACGGAGCCGGGCGAGAGACGCTTTCCATCGCGCTCGACCGGCACGCCTTCGAACTCATGATGGCGCACCACGGCGCGGGCGCGACCCTCGTGTCCATAGCGATCGAGGGCGAGGCGAAACGGATCAACGCGATGATCCGTGAAGTGCAGACGAGCCCGGTCAAGGGCACGATCCTGCACGTCGATTTCCAGGTGATCCGGATGGATCAGGTTCTCAACGTTGCCGTGCCACTGCGCTTCGTAGGCGACGCTGAGGGAGTGAAGGCGGGCGGAATCTTCATGCAGAGCGTACGTGAAGTCACAGTAGAAGCTCTCCCGGCCGATCTGCCCGACTCGCTTGACGTCGACATCTCGGCGTTGGAGATAGGCCACACGTTGACCGTGGCCGACGTAGTCGCTATTGCCCACGTTACGATCCTAGACGATCCGGAGACGGTCGTATGCTCGATCACGACTCCGGTCGCGGAGCCAACTCTGGAAGAGCTCTCAGCAGTTGGCGAGGCCGCCGAGCCGACCCTTGTCGGCAAGGAGCGGTCGGGCGAGGAGTAGGGTCGCATGACGTGGCTTGTCGCGGGACTCGGCAATCCGGGGCCGCGTTACGAGGCGACCCGGCACAACGCCGGATTTATGGTCATCGACCACCTCGCCGAGGAGTTGGGTGGCGCGTACTGGAAGGACCTTGGCGGCGCGAAGATCGTGGAGACGCGGCTCGGCGGCGATACGGTCGTTCTCGCGCTTCCTCAGACGTTCATGAATGTCTCGGGCGCTTCAGTTGCGCGTCTCGCCGCACACTACGACGTTCCAGTTGAGCGGATCATCGCGGTTCACGACGACATCGACCTGCCGCCCGCGACGGTCCGGGCCAAGCGGGGTGGCGGTCACGGCGGACACAATGGTCTGCGCTCGCTGCACGCGAAGCTCGGCAGTGGCGATTACCTGCGGGTGCGTGTGGGAGTGGGACGTCCGCCGGGCAGGCAGGATCCCGCTGACTACGTGCTCGAACCGCTCGGGCGTCAGGCGGCAGAAGACCTCGGAGCGGCGGTTCTGCGCGGGCAGGCCATGGTCGTCCACATCATCGAGCACGGCGTCGATTCTGCGATGAACGAGTTCAACGTACGCGAGATGGGGGCGGAGTGATTCGCGGAGTAGGGCCGCGCGCATCATTCCGCGCGTGGCGAGCCGTCACCACGTGTCGCTAACGGAGGAAGGGCATCGGGTCCGTCGATGCGCCGTTGATGCGAACCTCGAAGTGCAGGTGCGGTCCGGTCGAGTAGCCGGTTGAGCCGACGAGCGCGATGCGCTGGCCTTTCGTGACCCTCTCTCCGCTGGACACCACGAAGCTCCCGTCGAGGATATGCGTGTAGACCGTCGTGACACCGTCGCCATGGTCGATAACGATCATGTTCCCGTATCCGCCGTTCCATCCGTACTGAGCCCGCACCACTGTTCCGTCTCCCGCAGCCACGATTGTGCTGTCGCCTCGGCTAATGTCGATCCCATGGTGGAAACGTCGCGTGCCAAAAATCGGGTGCGTGCGCCAGCCGTAGGGGGATGTGAGCGAGCCGCCGGGTACCGGCCACGCCATCACGCCCTGGTACTGCCCGCTTCCTGAAGAGGCCTGGGCGCGCAACTCCGCCTCAAGCCGACGGGCGGTAGCTTCTTCCTCTTCGGCTTGGGCGCGGAGCCGCTCGGCATCGTCCTCGCTCGCCTCCATGAGGGCGGTCTTCTCGTTTTGCGCGGTCTGTTGACGCTTGAGGGCGGACTGGTGCTGGGAGCGAAGGTCTTTGAGGCTCTTTTCGACCGCCGCAGCCTCCGCGCGCTTCAAAGTAACGGTTTCGCGGGCACGGTCGAGCTCCGCTCGCTGCATCGTGAGCCGTTCATTGGTGTCGGCAAGCTGCACGGTAATGTCGTGATTCGCCGAGATGACCCGTTGGACGAGCGTCGTCCGTGTGATGAGGTCGCTGATCGTATCGGAGTCGAGCAGCAGATCGAGAAAGAACCATGTGCCCTGTTTGTACGATGCCGTTATTCGGGCGTTGAGCAGCTCTTGTTGACGTTCAAGCTCGGCGACCGTCTTTTCAATTTCTTCTTCCTTTTTCGAGATCTGTGTGCGGAGCGTCTCGAGCTCGGCTTGCAGACGCGCAGTGCGTCCCGTGGCTTCGGTGATCCTGGGCTCGATATCCGCGACCTCGCCTTGCAGATCCCGAATGACCTCATCGAGTGCACGCGCCTCCGTGCGGTACTGCTCGGCGGAGTCCGCGGCCTGGCGGGCAGCTTCGCGCGCCTCGGCAGCACGGCGCAGTGAAGCGTCGATGTCGGCGCGTGATGTTGCTACGGAAGGGGGTGCGCCTGTGAAGGTGAAGGCGATGATCAGAAAAGATGCGACATATGCGCGGATGAGATGCATATCGTGGTACCTCCGGTGGGCGGTGCTATATCGAGTCGACGGGTCGCCCCGGAAGGCGCAGTTCTCATACAGATGATATCAGGCGTGGCGGGTATACACCAAACGTGGGGCTACCAGCCCCGCGCACATGTGGTCACCGGCTTTCCGCCACGTGGTGGCCGCGTTGTGATGGGAGCACGGCTTGAGACGAAGGGATGATCCGTATGTCTGACCAGATCCCTGTGGCACCTCCCGCGCCTCCACCACCTCCTCCGCCGATCTCGGCGGTCTCAGGTGATCAGGACAGCACAACAAGGATCCTTGCCGCGCTCAGTTACATTTTCGGGATCGTGGCGATCATCGTGTTGCTGATCGAGCCCTACAAAAACCAGCGATTCTCGAAGTTCCACGCGATACAGGCGCTCGGACTGTGGGTGGCGGGATTCGCGCTGAATCTCATGAGCATCGTGCCCCTGATCGGCTGGATTATCGCGGTAGTCGGTGGCTTGACGGTGTTCGTGCTCGCCGTCATCTCTGCCATCAACGCGTTTCAGGGCAAGTGGTACGAGGTGCCGATCGTGCACGGTGTGGTGAAAGGGTACATCGATCGCTAAGGAGGCGGCGGGAGCGTGTTCCCGGCGTCTTGTGCAACCGGCACGATCTGATAGGTGCGGTCATCCGGGCCGGGCACAATATGTGTCCGGCCCCCCGCATCCACCACCACGAGTCCGAGACCGTGCTCCTCGGCGTAGCGCAGGGCGAAGGCCGGGCCCGCCACGAACAGCGCGGTCGAGAGGATGTCAGAGTCGAGGCCATCGATGTCGCCAACCACCGTCAGCGAACGGAACCCAAACGTCGGCTTGCCGGTAGCCGGGTCGAGGATGTGGTGGTAGCGCACTCCGCTTCGCTCGAAGAAGCGCTGGTAGTCACCGGATGTCGAGACCGTGATGTCGCCGGTCGCTTCGACGGTGGCGATAAACTTCTCCGGTTCGCGCGGATCCTCAATGCCGATGCGCCAAGGTTCGCCGTCCGGTTTCGAGCCGATGGCGAGAGTCGTCGATCCGGACGCGATGAGCGCCGCGCTCACGCCGCCTGAGTCGCGAAGCGCGCCAGCGGCCTCGTCAAGCGCGACTCCCTTCGCCGCGCCTCCGAAGTCGTAGCGCGCGTCGGCGAGGGCGGCGGCGAGCTGCGCTTCGTGTGGCACGTGGCCCCCGTCCTCAAACCGCCACAGCTGCGTGGCCGCCCACAATTGCGGAGAGAACCACTCGCGCATCTCAAGGGCGCATATGGCGTCAAGTATCCTTTGCGCCCGGGCAGGAAGCGGTTCGGTCTGTGGCTGCGGCGATGCGTTAATGCGTGCGATCGCGGACTCCGGGTCATGGGCGTCGAGTTCCGCTTCGGCCGCCGACATCGCGGCAAACGCATTGTCTATCGCCCGCGTGACCGCGCCTTCCGGGTCCGTTTCAGAGCCGTACGCGGTGACCGAGACTACCGTGCCGAGGGCTTCTCGGCTTGAGACGACGGAGTTCGCCGGGCGATCGGCGCATCCCGTAAGTGTGGCAGGTGCGGAGACGGCCACCACAAGTG
The nucleotide sequence above comes from Clostridiales bacterium. Encoded proteins:
- a CDS encoding ribose-phosphate pyrophosphokinase, producing MSDSGKRMMVFSGTSNRGLSEGVARHLGVELGNVKISKFANGEIYVRFLESVRGADVFLLHSACEPVNDAIMELLIMADAAKRASSRSITAVISHYGYARQDKKSAAREPITAKLIADLMTVSGVDKVIAMDLHQGQIQGFFDQPVNHLTALPILADYFESLPLEEVCVVSPDVGRVKVAKKFADMLGASLAIMHKGRPDHNVAEITHVIGEVDGRTCIIIDDMVDTGGSVTEGARSLINKGAKMVYVTATHGVFSPPAYERIKSSPITEVVVTNTLAVPDAQLGGKIRVLSVAPLIAHAIQNVYNDESVSELFDPDFQL
- a CDS encoding 50S ribosomal protein L25, giving the protein MTETTAITAHRREVIGKANRRMVSVGQIPAVLYGAGRETLSIALDRHAFELMMAHHGAGATLVSIAIEGEAKRINAMIREVQTSPVKGTILHVDFQVIRMDQVLNVAVPLRFVGDAEGVKAGGIFMQSVREVTVEALPADLPDSLDVDISALEIGHTLTVADVVAIAHVTILDDPETVVCSITTPVAEPTLEELSAVGEAAEPTLVGKERSGEE
- the pth gene encoding aminoacyl-tRNA hydrolase, which gives rise to MTWLVAGLGNPGPRYEATRHNAGFMVIDHLAEELGGAYWKDLGGAKIVETRLGGDTVVLALPQTFMNVSGASVARLAAHYDVPVERIIAVHDDIDLPPATVRAKRGGGHGGHNGLRSLHAKLGSGDYLRVRVGVGRPPGRQDPADYVLEPLGRQAAEDLGAAVLRGQAMVVHIIEHGVDSAMNEFNVREMGAE
- a CDS encoding peptidoglycan DD-metalloendopeptidase family protein encodes the protein MHLIRAYVASFLIIAFTFTGAPPSVATSRADIDASLRRAAEAREAARQAADSAEQYRTEARALDEVIRDLQGEVADIEPRITEATGRTARLQAELETLRTQISKKEEEIEKTVAELERQQELLNARITASYKQGTWFFLDLLLDSDTISDLITRTTLVQRVISANHDITVQLADTNERLTMQRAELDRARETVTLKRAEAAAVEKSLKDLRSQHQSALKRQQTAQNEKTALMEASEDDAERLRAQAEEEEATARRLEAELRAQASSGSGQYQGVMAWPVPGGSLTSPYGWRTHPIFGTRRFHHGIDISRGDSTIVAAGDGTVVRAQYGWNGGYGNMIVIDHGDGVTTVYTHILDGSFVVSSGERVTKGQRIALVGSTGYSTGPHLHFEVRINGASTDPMPFLR
- a CDS encoding FAD:protein FMN transferase — protein: MYRLTHKPLATALALVVAVSAPATLTGCADRPANSVVSSREALGTVVSVTAYGSETDPEGAVTRAIDNAFAAMSAAEAELDAHDPESAIARINASPQPQTEPLPARAQRILDAICALEMREWFSPQLWAATQLWRFEDGGHVPHEAQLAAALADARYDFGGAAKGVALDEAAGALRDSGGVSAALIASGSTTLAIGSKPDGEPWRIGIEDPREPEKFIATVEATGDITVSTSGDYQRFFERSGVRYHHILDPATGKPTFGFRSLTVVGDIDGLDSDILSTALFVAGPAFALRYAEEHGLGLVVVDAGGRTHIVPGPDDRTYQIVPVAQDAGNTLPPPP